In a genomic window of Methanoregula sp. UBA64:
- a CDS encoding minichromosome maintenance protein MCM, whose product MDQAPELHEGDRAEDWGKFLKSRYKKELGELSRLYPHKRSLAIDYRQVERFGKAGITLADELLDNPGKVLEDVWDAIKNNQLVHTKDGKEPKGINIRFTNLPKKTAIREIRSDDINKFISVEGILRKTTEVRPRIVEAVFKCPAGHFTKKTQKYGKFIEPDGCATDGCTFKKVELIPKRSTFVDSQKLRVQESPEGLRGGEQPQTLDIDVTDDLTGMVSPGDRVVINGILRSMQRVVKGEKHTVFDIFLECNSIEIAEKEFEEVEIDEAAEDEIKKLSCDPMIYRMCTHSIAPTIYGNEDVKEAITLQLFGGIAKEMPDGSHLRGDIHVLLIGDPGIAKSQLLRYIVKCSPRAIYTSGQSSTSAGLTATAVKDEFGEGRWTLEAGALVLADMGVAAVDEMDKMQKEDRSALHEAMEQQTISVAKAGITATLKSRCALLGAANPKYGRFDMYGDISDQINMPPSLLSRFDLIFIMTDQPEQKRDLAIAEHIVKTHGVGELIAQHKKTPIPGVTQEFINEQLKPVMPDIEPSLFRKYVAYSKRTCFPILSTEAKEALVGYYLKLRGIAEPNKPVPVTARQLEALVRLAEASARIRLSDKIEASDAERVIHIVDACLRQIAYDAKTGNFDIDKVATGISKEKRDLVRFIKDAIRDIGGEGRRAAIEQVIESVTAKGFARDKVREGIDMLLRHGEAMEPKQGIIQLISG is encoded by the coding sequence ATGGATCAGGCACCCGAACTGCACGAGGGCGACCGGGCCGAGGACTGGGGAAAGTTCCTCAAAAGCCGGTACAAAAAAGAGCTCGGCGAGCTCTCGCGCCTGTACCCGCACAAGCGCTCCCTTGCTATCGATTACCGCCAGGTGGAGAGGTTTGGCAAGGCCGGTATCACGCTCGCAGACGAGCTTCTGGATAACCCCGGTAAAGTGCTCGAAGATGTCTGGGATGCGATAAAAAACAACCAGCTGGTCCATACAAAAGACGGCAAAGAGCCAAAAGGCATCAATATCCGGTTCACGAACCTCCCGAAAAAGACCGCGATACGGGAGATCCGTTCCGACGATATCAACAAATTCATCTCGGTCGAGGGGATCCTGCGGAAGACAACGGAGGTCCGGCCCCGGATCGTGGAAGCGGTTTTCAAGTGCCCTGCCGGCCACTTCACCAAAAAGACCCAGAAGTACGGGAAGTTCATCGAGCCCGACGGCTGTGCAACGGACGGGTGCACGTTTAAGAAAGTGGAACTGATCCCCAAGCGATCCACGTTTGTCGATTCCCAGAAACTCCGGGTGCAGGAATCACCTGAAGGGTTGCGGGGTGGCGAACAGCCCCAGACGCTCGATATCGATGTGACCGACGACCTCACCGGCATGGTATCCCCGGGCGACCGGGTGGTAATAAACGGGATCCTCCGCTCCATGCAGCGGGTGGTCAAGGGCGAGAAGCACACGGTCTTCGATATCTTCCTGGAATGCAACTCGATCGAGATCGCGGAAAAAGAGTTCGAGGAGGTCGAGATCGACGAAGCAGCAGAGGACGAGATCAAAAAACTCTCCTGCGACCCGATGATCTACCGGATGTGCACCCACTCGATTGCCCCGACTATCTACGGGAACGAGGATGTCAAGGAGGCGATCACCCTCCAGCTCTTTGGCGGGATTGCAAAAGAGATGCCTGACGGCAGCCACCTGCGCGGCGATATCCATGTGCTCCTTATCGGCGACCCGGGTATTGCAAAGAGCCAGCTGCTGCGCTACATCGTGAAGTGCTCGCCGCGTGCGATCTACACGAGCGGCCAGTCCTCGACATCGGCCGGTCTCACGGCAACCGCAGTAAAAGACGAATTCGGGGAAGGGCGCTGGACCCTTGAAGCCGGTGCGCTTGTGCTCGCCGATATGGGTGTCGCCGCAGTCGATGAGATGGACAAGATGCAGAAAGAAGACCGTTCAGCGCTCCACGAGGCAATGGAACAGCAGACCATCAGCGTTGCAAAGGCCGGCATCACGGCAACCCTCAAGTCCCGGTGCGCGCTTCTCGGGGCGGCAAATCCGAAGTACGGGAGGTTCGACATGTACGGCGACATCTCCGACCAGATCAACATGCCCCCGTCCCTGCTCTCGCGGTTCGACCTGATCTTTATCATGACCGACCAGCCCGAGCAGAAACGCGACCTTGCAATTGCCGAGCACATCGTAAAGACCCACGGGGTCGGGGAGCTGATCGCCCAGCACAAGAAGACCCCTATTCCCGGTGTCACACAGGAGTTTATCAACGAGCAGCTCAAGCCGGTCATGCCGGATATCGAACCGTCCCTGTTCCGGAAGTACGTTGCCTACTCCAAGCGCACCTGTTTTCCCATCCTCTCTACTGAAGCAAAGGAAGCGCTCGTGGGTTACTATCTCAAGCTCAGGGGGATAGCCGAGCCAAACAAGCCGGTCCCGGTCACGGCCCGGCAGCTCGAAGCGCTTGTCCGGCTTGCGGAGGCGAGCGCCCGGATCCGGCTCTCGGACAAGATCGAGGCATCCGATGCCGAGCGGGTGATCCATATCGTGGACGCGTGCCTGCGCCAGATAGCCTACGATGCAAAGACCGGGAACTTCGATATCGACAAGGTGGCGACCGGTATCTCGAAAGAGAAACGGGATCTCGTCCGGTTCATCAAGGACGCAATCCGCGATATCGGCGGCGAAGGCCGGCGCGCTGCCATCGAACAGGTGATCGAGTCGGTAACGGCCAAGGGCTTTGCGCGCGACAAGGTGCGCGAGGGCATCGACATGCTGCTCCGGCACGGCGAGGCCATGGAGCCAAAGCAGGGAATTATCCAGTTGATCTCAGGGTGA
- a CDS encoding TatD family hydrolase, producing the protein MRSRLFPITDDHIHFDPVNGRGVEAAKDFLHAGGTHMFLVSKPSWSFGIEPVCGNDYRKAFDETLRVAESIRETGLVVFPILGVHPAEITRLSERMPLSDAARVMKEGLDCAAEYVMDGRAVALKSGRPHYEVSPEIFAASNEVLVHALELAAGCRCALQIHAESGPCDDVVAMAESVGMNPGRVVKHYGSPDTPLHPSLVARHESVPLMAKERRPFTMESDFMDENSRPGAVTGPKSVPRITKKLFEAGEITDEDCYRIHGDTVEKVYGVKISL; encoded by the coding sequence ATGAGATCGCGCCTTTTTCCGATCACTGACGATCATATCCACTTCGATCCGGTAAACGGGCGGGGAGTGGAGGCGGCAAAGGATTTCCTGCACGCGGGCGGGACGCATATGTTCCTTGTCTCGAAACCGTCGTGGTCCTTCGGGATAGAGCCTGTCTGCGGAAACGATTACCGGAAGGCCTTTGACGAGACGCTCCGCGTCGCCGAGTCCATCCGCGAGACGGGTCTTGTGGTCTTTCCCATCCTCGGCGTCCACCCGGCCGAGATCACCCGGCTCTCGGAACGGATGCCCTTATCGGATGCCGCACGGGTGATGAAAGAGGGGCTCGACTGCGCCGCGGAGTACGTGATGGACGGCAGGGCGGTTGCACTCAAGAGCGGGCGGCCCCACTACGAGGTTTCTCCGGAGATATTTGCGGCATCAAACGAGGTCCTTGTCCATGCGCTCGAACTTGCCGCCGGGTGCCGGTGCGCCCTCCAGATCCATGCGGAGAGCGGGCCGTGCGACGATGTGGTGGCGATGGCAGAGTCCGTCGGGATGAACCCGGGCCGGGTCGTCAAACACTACGGGTCACCGGACACCCCGCTCCACCCGTCGCTCGTTGCCCGGCACGAATCCGTGCCGCTCATGGCAAAGGAGCGCCGGCCGTTTACCATGGAGAGCGATTTCATGGACGAGAATTCCCGGCCCGGCGCGGTCACGGGCCCGAAGTCCGTTCCCCGGATCACAAAGAAACTTTTCGAGGCCGGCGAGATCACGGACGAGGACTGTTACCGGATCCACGGCGATACCGTGGAGAAAGTCTACGGCGTGAAGATCTCGCTGTAA
- a CDS encoding dihydroneopterin aldolase family protein, translated as MSDREQAIFEAGIKLGALYHQWVGTPISQESAASVESAIEKAVILQPFVEEITVRLDRSLMKKNVFGYSELSGLMFDVEIVTRVGFSYCRAVLSPETGYPLMKIAECHEIAPFSDH; from the coding sequence ATGAGCGATCGCGAACAGGCAATATTCGAGGCCGGGATCAAACTCGGGGCGCTCTACCACCAGTGGGTGGGAACGCCTATCTCGCAGGAATCTGCGGCAAGCGTGGAATCGGCCATTGAAAAAGCCGTGATCCTCCAGCCCTTTGTCGAGGAGATCACGGTAAGGCTGGACCGGTCCCTAATGAAAAAGAATGTATTCGGGTACAGCGAACTCTCCGGACTAATGTTTGATGTGGAGATCGTGACCCGGGTGGGTTTTTCTTACTGCCGGGCCGTTCTTTCCCCGGAAACGGGGTACCCGTTAATGAAAATCGCTGAGTGCCATGAGATCGCGCCTTTTTCCGATCACTGA